Proteins encoded within one genomic window of Microbacterium sp. zg-B185:
- a CDS encoding aminotransferase class V-fold PLP-dependent enzyme: MLTLDEWEVRAKADFPYRAGRVYLNSAGAGLPWPGAPAAAAEYYTHLAAWGASAQPEWVRRAELARVRVGRLLRVPSEDVTFLRNTSDVMNLAANSVAWRPGDEVVVAADDFPSVVLPWTTAEAAGGTLHRVEIDDERLREDRLLERIGARTRVLAVTHVHAVTGSRLDLERLGRACREVGALLVVDGIEALGAIDVDLTWVDVYGAAVFKWMLSGFGLSIGVFADRARDQLTPAYRGYRNAPPSRSFEYSDPNYPGLYVLDSTLQYLDSLGWESVHGKVADLTAMVDATVSAQGFTPVTDAAARAGIISFGVDDAEGLVTQLQDRGIDVVHKRGLVRVSPHFYTSREDVRLFGEALADAVAAAGIRPVDARRHDAADR, encoded by the coding sequence GTGCTGACCCTCGACGAGTGGGAGGTGCGCGCCAAGGCCGACTTCCCCTACCGCGCCGGACGGGTGTACCTCAACTCCGCCGGGGCGGGACTGCCGTGGCCTGGTGCGCCCGCCGCGGCCGCCGAGTACTACACGCACCTGGCCGCCTGGGGCGCCTCGGCGCAGCCCGAATGGGTCCGCCGCGCCGAGCTGGCGCGCGTCCGCGTCGGACGGCTGCTGCGGGTGCCGTCCGAGGATGTGACCTTCCTGCGCAACACCAGCGACGTCATGAACCTTGCCGCCAACAGCGTCGCGTGGCGCCCGGGCGATGAGGTCGTCGTCGCCGCCGACGACTTCCCCTCGGTGGTGCTGCCCTGGACCACGGCCGAAGCGGCCGGCGGCACGCTGCACCGGGTCGAGATCGACGATGAGCGGCTGCGCGAGGACCGCCTGCTCGAGCGCATCGGCGCCCGCACGCGAGTCCTCGCCGTGACCCACGTGCACGCCGTGACCGGCTCCCGGCTGGACCTGGAGCGGCTGGGCCGGGCGTGCCGGGAAGTCGGCGCGCTGCTGGTCGTGGACGGGATAGAGGCGCTCGGCGCGATCGATGTCGACCTCACCTGGGTGGATGTCTACGGCGCCGCCGTGTTCAAGTGGATGCTGTCCGGATTCGGACTGAGCATCGGTGTCTTCGCGGATCGCGCACGCGACCAGCTCACCCCCGCCTATCGCGGCTACCGCAATGCGCCCCCGAGCCGCAGCTTCGAGTACTCCGACCCGAACTACCCCGGCCTGTACGTGCTGGACTCGACGCTGCAGTATCTGGACTCCCTCGGCTGGGAGTCCGTGCACGGCAAGGTCGCCGACCTGACGGCCATGGTGGACGCCACGGTGTCCGCACAGGGGTTCACTCCGGTGACGGATGCCGCTGCTCGGGCCGGGATCATCAGCTTCGGCGTCGACGACGCCGAAGGACTGGTCACGCAGCTGCAGGATCGCGGGATCGACGTGGTCCACAAGCGAGGGCTCGTCCGGGTGTCACCGCACTTCTACACCAGCCGGGAGGACGTCCGCCTGTTCGGGGAGGCGCTCGCGGACGCCGTCGCCGCGGCGGGGATCCGGCCGGTCGACGCGCGCCGACACGACGCCGCGGACCGCTAG
- a CDS encoding aminoglycoside 3'-phosphotransferase, with protein MPQRPFWAGDPRGVDPGAATGAQLPPPARVRILARGAGLVPLWRNEIGGVTFRTDDDRVIKFGPRNAETSFRDEAARLRWASAYTSVPRVLELGGDATQEWMVTVALPGLSAVTPRWLADPATAVAAVGAGLRAFHDALPVRLCPFVWDVPARIANAAMRGIRVPDALHHPPPVDRLVVCHGDACCPNTLVGDDGRWTAHVDLGALGVGDRWADIAVAAMSTVWNYGPGWEDALIEAYGVAPDPTRLAYYRELWDAT; from the coding sequence ATGCCTCAGCGACCGTTCTGGGCGGGCGATCCCCGTGGCGTTGATCCGGGTGCGGCCACCGGCGCGCAGCTCCCGCCGCCCGCCCGCGTGCGGATCCTCGCCCGCGGCGCCGGGCTGGTGCCCCTGTGGCGGAACGAGATCGGCGGAGTGACCTTCCGCACCGACGATGACCGGGTCATCAAGTTCGGCCCCCGCAATGCGGAGACCTCGTTTCGCGATGAAGCGGCGCGACTGAGGTGGGCGTCGGCGTATACATCGGTGCCGCGAGTACTCGAGCTGGGCGGCGACGCGACCCAGGAGTGGATGGTGACGGTGGCGCTGCCCGGGCTCTCGGCGGTGACGCCGCGGTGGCTCGCCGATCCCGCGACGGCCGTGGCCGCGGTGGGGGCGGGGCTCCGGGCGTTCCACGACGCCCTGCCGGTCCGGCTCTGCCCCTTTGTGTGGGATGTGCCCGCGCGAATCGCGAACGCCGCCATGCGCGGCATCCGGGTGCCCGACGCGCTCCACCACCCGCCGCCGGTCGACCGGCTCGTCGTCTGCCACGGCGACGCCTGCTGCCCGAACACACTCGTCGGAGACGATGGGCGGTGGACGGCGCACGTGGATCTCGGTGCGCTGGGGGTGGGCGACCGCTGGGCCGACATCGCCGTGGCGGCGATGAGCACGGTGTGGAACTACGGTCCCGGGTGGGAGGACGCGCTCATCGAGGCGTACGGCGTCGCACCGGATCCGACCCGCCTCGCGTACTACCGGGAGCTGTGGGACGCGACATGA
- a CDS encoding NUDIX domain-containing protein: MAVTSAGILLYRLVEGAPQVLIAHMGGPYWASKDAGAWSIPKGEYDADSEAALDAALREFAEELGVPAPAVPYAELGTFPYSSGKRVTVFVADGAGLPLEDLRFGEFDLEWPPRSGRRQSFPEVDRVEWTGWENARERLVKGQRPALDALERQLADAGA, translated from the coding sequence ATGGCTGTGACCAGCGCCGGCATCCTCCTCTACCGGCTGGTGGAGGGGGCGCCGCAGGTGCTCATCGCGCACATGGGCGGGCCCTACTGGGCATCGAAGGATGCCGGAGCGTGGTCCATCCCGAAGGGCGAATACGACGCCGACTCCGAAGCTGCGCTGGATGCCGCGTTGCGCGAGTTCGCCGAGGAGCTCGGCGTTCCCGCGCCCGCCGTGCCGTACGCGGAGCTGGGCACGTTCCCGTACTCCTCGGGCAAGCGGGTGACGGTCTTCGTCGCCGACGGCGCGGGGCTCCCGCTCGAGGACCTTCGGTTCGGGGAGTTCGATCTGGAGTGGCCTCCGCGCTCAGGGCGGAGGCAGTCCTTCCCCGAGGTGGACCGCGTCGAGTGGACAGGGTGGGAGAACGCGCGGGAGCGGCTGGTCAAGGGGCAGCGCCCGGCGCTGGATGCCCTGGAGAGGCAGCTCGCCGACGCGGGCGCCTAG
- a CDS encoding RidA family protein, whose translation MRKEIRAEKLHPPIGHYTDAVAHGDLLFLSGCGPTDNDLVVVGGDDVAEQMRQVLANMRTVLEAAGATPQDVVSITTFLTDMDDRAKIAPIAAEFFGSARPASATVSVTGLAVPGAKVEIKAVASIPGRS comes from the coding sequence ATGAGGAAAGAGATCCGCGCCGAGAAGCTGCACCCGCCGATCGGTCACTATACGGATGCCGTGGCGCACGGGGATCTTCTGTTCCTCTCCGGATGCGGCCCCACCGACAACGACCTGGTCGTCGTCGGCGGCGATGACGTCGCCGAGCAGATGCGGCAGGTGCTGGCCAACATGCGCACCGTGCTCGAGGCGGCCGGGGCGACGCCGCAGGACGTCGTGTCGATCACCACGTTCCTCACCGACATGGACGACCGCGCGAAGATCGCCCCGATCGCTGCCGAGTTCTTCGGCAGCGCCCGTCCGGCCAGCGCCACCGTGTCGGTGACCGGGCTGGCCGTTCCCGGCGCGAAGGTGGAGATCAAAGCCGTGGCCTCCATCCCGGGCAGGAGCTGA
- a CDS encoding VOC family protein, which yields MGVRSLFPILNSRDLPRLVRFYQDALGATVEYRFASGAEDDYVSLRLGSEALGIGRVPDAPTSGDRVALWFYVDDVDAVHAEWARHGGTTVQPPSDMPWGERVAQVRDLDGNLVNLGAQPSTR from the coding sequence ATGGGAGTGCGGTCCCTGTTTCCGATCCTGAACTCGCGCGACCTGCCCCGGCTCGTGAGGTTCTACCAGGACGCCCTCGGCGCGACCGTAGAGTACCGCTTCGCCAGCGGCGCCGAGGACGACTACGTCTCGCTGCGGCTCGGCAGCGAAGCGCTGGGCATCGGGCGCGTGCCGGACGCGCCGACCTCGGGGGACCGGGTGGCGCTGTGGTTCTACGTCGACGATGTGGACGCGGTGCACGCGGAATGGGCGCGCCACGGCGGAACGACGGTGCAGCCGCCGAGCGACATGCCCTGGGGTGAGCGGGTCGCTCAGGTGCGCGACCTCGACGGCAACCTCGTGAACCTGGGCGCGCAGCCCTCCACCCGGTAG
- a CDS encoding SDR family NAD(P)-dependent oxidoreductase has protein sequence MDITGASALVTGGASGLGLATARRLAAAGAAVTILDLPSSAGADVAAELGGAFAPADVTSPEEVAAAVSVAAAGGPLRVLVNCAGIAPPAKVLDREGTPTPLDAFERIVRVNLIGTYNVIAQASAVMSRTEPFAAGGDSALVADRGVIINTASVAAFDGQIGQPAYSASKGGVHAMTLPIARELARYGIRVVTIAPGIMETPMLASLPQAAQDSLGAQVPYPARLGRPDEYARLVLAIVENDYLNGETIRLDGAIRMAPR, from the coding sequence ATGGACATCACGGGCGCCTCCGCCCTCGTGACCGGCGGTGCGAGCGGGCTCGGGCTCGCGACCGCCCGCCGGTTGGCCGCAGCCGGCGCAGCGGTGACGATCCTCGACCTGCCCTCGTCCGCTGGCGCGGACGTGGCCGCAGAACTCGGCGGCGCATTCGCGCCGGCCGATGTGACCAGCCCCGAAGAGGTGGCCGCGGCCGTGAGCGTGGCCGCCGCCGGAGGTCCGCTGCGGGTTCTGGTCAACTGCGCCGGGATCGCCCCGCCCGCGAAGGTCCTCGACCGGGAGGGGACACCGACGCCACTGGACGCCTTCGAGCGCATCGTCCGCGTCAACCTGATCGGCACGTACAACGTGATCGCCCAGGCATCCGCTGTCATGTCGCGCACGGAGCCCTTCGCCGCGGGCGGCGACTCGGCGCTCGTAGCAGACCGCGGCGTCATCATCAACACCGCGAGCGTGGCCGCCTTCGACGGCCAGATCGGGCAGCCGGCCTACTCGGCCAGCAAGGGCGGCGTGCACGCGATGACGCTGCCGATAGCTCGGGAACTCGCCCGCTACGGCATCCGCGTGGTGACGATCGCTCCGGGGATCATGGAGACGCCGATGCTCGCGTCGCTGCCGCAGGCCGCCCAGGACTCGCTCGGCGCGCAGGTGCCGTACCCGGCGCGGCTGGGACGGCCCGACGAATACGCGCGACTGGTGCTGGCGATCGTGGAGAACGACTACCTCAACGGCGAGACCATCCGCCTGGACGGTGCGATCCGCATGGCACCCAGATGA
- a CDS encoding NAD(P)-dependent oxidoreductase has protein sequence MTDKPLAGKTILMSGGSRGIGLAIALRAAADGANIALLAKTDSPHPKLEGTVHTAAEQIRAAGGNALPIVGDVRNDDDITEAVLKTQGEFGGIDIVVNNASVIDLSRSLDLTAKKYDLMQDVNVRGTFMLSQAAVPILRAAENPHILSLSPPLNLDPKWLGAHTGYTLAKYGMTMVTLGFAAEFATDGIAANTLWPRTTIATAAVQNLLGGEQVMAASRTPRIYADAAYEVLTRPAREYTGQTLIVEDVLTDAGITDFALYAAVPGTPDERLFPDIFL, from the coding sequence ATGACAGACAAGCCCCTGGCCGGCAAGACGATCCTGATGTCCGGCGGCAGCCGCGGCATCGGTCTGGCGATCGCCCTGCGCGCCGCCGCGGACGGCGCGAACATCGCGCTGCTGGCCAAGACCGACTCCCCGCACCCGAAGCTCGAGGGCACCGTCCACACGGCGGCGGAGCAGATCCGTGCGGCCGGGGGCAACGCGCTGCCGATCGTCGGCGACGTGCGCAACGACGATGACATCACCGAGGCGGTGCTGAAGACCCAGGGGGAGTTCGGCGGGATCGACATCGTGGTGAACAACGCCAGCGTCATCGACCTGTCGCGTTCGCTCGATCTGACCGCGAAGAAGTACGACCTCATGCAGGACGTGAACGTGCGCGGCACCTTCATGCTGTCGCAGGCGGCGGTGCCGATCCTGCGCGCCGCCGAGAACCCGCACATCCTCTCGCTGTCCCCGCCGCTGAACCTGGATCCGAAGTGGCTCGGCGCGCACACCGGCTACACGCTGGCCAAGTACGGCATGACGATGGTGACCCTCGGATTCGCCGCCGAGTTCGCCACGGACGGGATCGCGGCCAACACGCTCTGGCCGCGGACGACCATCGCCACCGCCGCCGTGCAGAACCTGCTCGGCGGCGAGCAGGTCATGGCAGCGAGCCGCACGCCCCGGATCTACGCGGATGCCGCGTACGAGGTGCTCACCCGCCCGGCGCGCGAGTACACCGGACAGACCCTCATCGTCGAGGACGTGCTCACGGATGCCGGGATAACCGACTTCGCGCTGTACGCGGCCGTGCCGGGAACCCCCGACGAGCGCCTGTTCCCGGACATCTTCCTGTAG
- a CDS encoding aldo/keto reductase family protein: MVNYRYLGNSGLKVSEITYGNWVTHASQVDDTDAIATVHAALDAGITTFDTADTYANTGAETVLGKALAGQRRESLEIFTKVYWPTGPKGPNDGGLSRKHIVEAINGSLSRLGTDYVDLYQAHRFDYETPLEETFQAFADLVRQGKVLYIGVSEWTAEQLRAGHALAKSYGIQLISNQPQYSMLWRVIEGKVVPAAEELGISQIVWSPMAQGVLSGKYLPGEPAPEGSRATDENGSRFIQRFLQDDVLTAVQRLRPIADEVGLTMPQLAIAWVLQNPNVAAALVGASRPEQIASNVAASGVTLDADTMAAIDAAVAGVAVTDPEETYSVSPKSRD; this comes from the coding sequence ATGGTCAACTATCGATATCTCGGCAACAGCGGACTCAAGGTCTCGGAGATCACCTACGGCAATTGGGTGACCCACGCATCGCAGGTGGACGACACCGACGCGATCGCGACCGTCCACGCCGCACTGGATGCGGGGATCACGACGTTCGACACCGCCGACACGTATGCGAACACCGGCGCCGAGACGGTGCTGGGCAAGGCGCTCGCCGGGCAGCGCCGGGAATCGCTGGAGATCTTCACGAAGGTCTACTGGCCCACCGGGCCGAAGGGTCCCAACGACGGCGGGCTCTCCCGCAAGCACATCGTCGAGGCCATCAACGGCTCCCTGTCCCGGCTGGGCACGGACTACGTCGACCTGTATCAGGCGCACCGCTTCGACTACGAGACGCCGCTGGAGGAGACGTTCCAGGCCTTCGCCGATCTCGTCCGGCAGGGGAAGGTCCTGTACATCGGCGTCTCGGAGTGGACCGCCGAGCAGCTGCGCGCGGGTCACGCGCTGGCCAAGAGCTACGGCATCCAGCTCATCTCCAACCAGCCGCAGTACTCGATGCTGTGGCGCGTCATCGAGGGCAAGGTGGTCCCGGCCGCGGAGGAACTCGGGATCTCGCAGATCGTCTGGTCGCCGATGGCGCAGGGCGTGCTGAGCGGCAAGTACCTTCCCGGCGAACCCGCGCCGGAGGGCTCGCGCGCGACGGATGAGAACGGTTCCCGCTTCATCCAGCGCTTCCTCCAGGATGACGTGCTGACGGCCGTGCAGCGACTGCGGCCGATCGCGGACGAGGTCGGACTGACGATGCCGCAGCTGGCGATCGCGTGGGTGCTGCAGAACCCGAACGTCGCCGCCGCACTCGTCGGGGCGTCGCGACCGGAGCAGATCGCCTCGAACGTGGCCGCGTCGGGCGTGACCCTGGATGCCGACACCATGGCCGCCATCGACGCGGCCGTGGCGGGCGTGGCGGTCACCGACCCCGAGGAGACCTATTCCGTCTCGCCGAAGTCGCGCGACTGA
- a CDS encoding energy-coupling factor transporter transmembrane component T, translating into MTVTDRPARSGPIAGLNPVAKLGAALLIAVPLVLTIDPVSAAVALLLELPLLLAAGLRPREFWLRTIPIWVAAPLAAVTIALYGASSGEVYLEWFVVRISEGSLMLALATFFRVLAIGLPAVVLFVTVDPTDLADGLSQLLKLPARFVLGALAGMRLLGLLTDDWRALALARRARGVADSGRVRRVVGMAFALFVLSIRRGSTLATAMEARGFGGSESRTWARESRFGWREWMLLAVGAAISATAVAVAVLTGSWNFILGPV; encoded by the coding sequence GTGACGGTGACCGACCGGCCGGCCCGGTCAGGGCCGATCGCCGGCCTCAACCCCGTCGCCAAGCTCGGCGCGGCGCTGCTGATCGCGGTGCCGCTCGTGCTGACCATCGACCCGGTCTCGGCCGCGGTCGCGCTGCTGCTGGAGCTGCCGCTGCTGCTGGCGGCCGGGCTGCGTCCGCGGGAGTTCTGGCTGCGGACCATCCCGATCTGGGTCGCCGCGCCGCTGGCGGCGGTCACGATCGCCCTGTACGGCGCGTCCAGCGGCGAGGTGTACCTCGAATGGTTCGTGGTCCGCATCAGCGAAGGCTCCCTGATGCTCGCCCTGGCCACGTTCTTCCGTGTGCTGGCGATCGGTCTGCCCGCCGTCGTTCTGTTCGTCACGGTGGATCCGACGGACTTGGCGGACGGCCTCTCCCAGCTGCTGAAGCTCCCGGCGCGGTTCGTGCTGGGGGCTCTGGCCGGTATGCGCCTGCTGGGCCTGCTCACCGACGACTGGCGCGCGCTCGCCCTGGCCCGGCGTGCCCGCGGCGTCGCCGACAGCGGAAGAGTGCGCAGGGTCGTGGGAATGGCGTTCGCGCTGTTCGTCCTCTCGATCCGGCGGGGATCGACGTTGGCCACGGCGATGGAGGCCCGCGGCTTCGGCGGGAGCGAGTCGCGCACCTGGGCGCGGGAGTCGCGATTCGGCTGGCGCGAATGGATGCTGCTGGCCGTCGGAGCCGCGATCTCGGCGACCGCGGTGGCGGTGGCAGTGCTGACCGGGTCGTGGAATTTCATCCTCGGTCCGGTGTAG
- a CDS encoding enoyl-CoA hydratase/isomerase family protein codes for MSEPILFSVDDGLGRITLNRPARLNAFDEATARAWERITAEVVDRDDVGAILLDAEGPSFCAGGDVLSMAAGGFSADGIAELAGVINRGILSLTESSKPVVAAAQGTTAGGGLGILLASDYAVVGEDSRIGSLYANMGLTPDLSVTAQLGRAVGQRRALQLVLQDRLLSAAEAVEWGLVAEAVAPDQVRPRAEAVARFWLAGAGAAYGQAKRLVRTAPERTVVAQLEDEARTIGAALATPDAQARVAAFAAASRTSAPRP; via the coding sequence ATGTCCGAACCCATCCTGTTCTCCGTCGATGACGGTCTCGGCCGCATCACCCTCAACCGCCCGGCGCGGCTCAACGCCTTCGACGAGGCGACCGCGCGGGCGTGGGAGCGGATCACCGCAGAGGTCGTCGACCGTGACGACGTCGGGGCGATCCTGCTGGATGCCGAGGGCCCCTCCTTCTGCGCGGGCGGCGACGTTCTGTCGATGGCCGCCGGCGGCTTCTCGGCGGACGGCATCGCCGAGCTGGCCGGAGTGATCAACCGCGGCATCCTGTCGCTGACCGAATCCTCCAAGCCCGTCGTCGCGGCCGCTCAGGGCACCACCGCCGGCGGCGGCCTGGGCATCCTGCTCGCCTCCGACTACGCGGTCGTCGGGGAGGACTCCCGGATCGGGAGTCTGTACGCGAACATGGGGCTCACCCCCGATCTGTCCGTCACCGCCCAGCTGGGTCGCGCGGTCGGACAGCGCCGCGCCCTGCAGCTCGTGCTGCAGGATCGGCTGCTCAGCGCCGCCGAAGCGGTGGAGTGGGGTCTGGTGGCCGAAGCCGTCGCCCCCGACCAGGTGCGGCCGCGCGCCGAGGCCGTCGCGCGCTTCTGGCTTGCCGGCGCCGGCGCGGCATACGGGCAGGCCAAGCGCCTGGTCCGCACCGCGCCCGAACGCACGGTGGTCGCGCAGCTCGAGGACGAGGCCCGCACGATCGGGGCCGCCCTGGCGACGCCGGATGCCCAGGCCCGCGTCGCGGCTTTCGCCGCGGCATCCCGCACCTCCGCCCCCCGCCCATGA
- a CDS encoding ABC transporter ATP-binding protein produces MRDISFRIEPGEHVLLLGASGSGKSTLLHALAGVLGGDDEGEHTGELTVAGAPASRARGAAGMVLQDPDSQAILARVGDDVAFGCENLGVPRSQIWPRVRAAMDAVGLDVPLDRSTSTLSGGQKQRLALAGVLAMQPGVILLDEPTANLDPAGVVEVRDAVERALAATGATLVVVEHRLDVWLPLVDRVLVVGASASGEQGILADGTPDAVLRARGDELAAGGVWVPGIPPAFPPPPARRAGSTLLTAESLAVSRVRGTRVAGPVDLEVRAGEVLGIVGPNGAGKSTLGLTLAGLIPAESGRVAASARLSAGVPGDPIAWPSRALLTRIGTVFQDPEHQLLTTTVRAELEVGPRALALPAAEIAARVDELLERLRLAPLADANPYTLSGGEKRRLTVAAMLATRPRVLVLDEPTFGQDAATWAELVDIIARLRDGSDGDEGAAVVAITHDQTVLEALHARRFTVGGAG; encoded by the coding sequence CTGCGCGACATCTCGTTCCGGATCGAGCCGGGAGAGCATGTCCTGCTGCTGGGCGCATCCGGCTCCGGCAAGTCGACGCTGCTGCACGCGCTGGCCGGGGTGCTCGGCGGCGACGATGAGGGCGAGCACACCGGGGAACTGACGGTGGCGGGTGCGCCGGCGAGCCGGGCGCGGGGTGCCGCGGGCATGGTCCTGCAGGATCCGGACAGCCAGGCGATCCTCGCCCGGGTGGGCGATGATGTCGCGTTCGGCTGCGAGAACCTCGGTGTCCCGCGCTCGCAGATCTGGCCGCGGGTGCGCGCGGCCATGGACGCGGTGGGGCTGGATGTGCCGCTGGATCGGTCGACGTCGACGCTGTCGGGCGGACAGAAGCAGCGGCTCGCGCTGGCCGGTGTCCTCGCCATGCAGCCCGGTGTCATCCTGTTGGACGAGCCGACCGCCAACCTGGATCCGGCCGGCGTCGTCGAGGTGCGCGATGCGGTCGAGCGCGCGCTGGCGGCGACCGGCGCAACTCTCGTCGTGGTCGAGCACCGGCTGGACGTGTGGCTGCCGCTCGTCGATCGGGTCTTGGTCGTGGGCGCGTCCGCGTCCGGTGAGCAGGGGATCCTCGCGGACGGCACGCCCGATGCGGTCCTGCGCGCGCGGGGCGACGAGCTCGCCGCGGGCGGGGTCTGGGTTCCCGGCATCCCCCCGGCCTTCCCGCCGCCTCCCGCGCGGCGAGCGGGATCCACGCTCCTGACGGCGGAGTCGCTGGCGGTCTCCCGGGTGCGCGGCACCAGGGTGGCCGGACCTGTCGATCTGGAGGTCAGGGCCGGTGAGGTGCTCGGAATCGTCGGCCCCAACGGCGCAGGAAAGTCCACCCTCGGGTTGACGCTCGCGGGGCTCATCCCTGCCGAGTCCGGGCGGGTGGCGGCATCCGCACGTCTGTCCGCAGGGGTGCCGGGCGACCCCATCGCGTGGCCCTCTCGCGCGCTGCTGACCCGGATCGGGACCGTCTTCCAAGACCCCGAGCACCAGCTGCTGACCACCACCGTCCGGGCCGAGCTGGAGGTCGGTCCTCGCGCGCTCGCACTGCCTGCGGCCGAGATCGCCGCGCGGGTGGACGAGCTGCTCGAACGGCTGCGCCTGGCCCCGCTCGCGGATGCGAATCCGTACACGCTGTCGGGGGGAGAGAAGCGGCGGCTCACGGTCGCCGCGATGCTGGCGACGCGTCCACGGGTCCTGGTGCTGGATGAGCCCACTTTCGGGCAGGATGCCGCGACCTGGGCCGAGCTCGTCGACATCATCGCGCGCCTGCGCGATGGCTCGGACGGGGACGAGGGTGCCGCCGTGGTCGCGATCACGCATGATCAGACGGTGCTGGAAGCCCTGCATGCGCGGCGGTTCACCGTGGGCGGTGCCGGGTGA
- the rlmN gene encoding 23S rRNA (adenine(2503)-C(2))-methyltransferase RlmN, translated as MTATPETPIRQVRPATAAGAAPQVRPKTEGWSQKKDATGRPLLQFASPKRGKPPVHLADLTPEQRVAKVQELGMPGFRAKQLETHYFTHWTHDPAAMSDLPAAGREEFVHGMLPPLLTEVRRLETDRGDTIKFLWKLHDGALVESVLMRYPGRITLCVSSQAGCGMNCPFCATGQAGLTRNMSAAEIVEQIVRANRLIADGGLGGKKKDDHSAERVSNIVFMGMGEPLANYARVMQAVRVMTDKKHGLGMSARGITVSTVGLVPAIDKLANEDIPVTFALSLHAPDDKLRDELIPVNSRWKVDEALDAARNYFDKTGRRVSIEYALIKDMNDHAWRADLLADKLNARGRGWVHVNPIPLNPTPGSIWTASEVSVQNEFVRRLNDAGIPTTLRDTRGKEIDGACGQLVATTEDAAAAAATPAED; from the coding sequence ATGACCGCCACGCCCGAGACCCCCATTCGTCAGGTGCGTCCGGCGACGGCGGCCGGCGCGGCGCCGCAGGTGCGGCCCAAGACCGAAGGCTGGTCGCAGAAGAAGGACGCCACCGGACGTCCGCTCCTGCAGTTCGCCAGCCCCAAGCGCGGCAAGCCCCCGGTGCACCTGGCCGACCTGACGCCCGAGCAGCGCGTCGCCAAGGTGCAGGAGCTGGGGATGCCGGGCTTTCGCGCCAAGCAGCTGGAGACCCACTACTTCACGCACTGGACGCACGACCCGGCCGCGATGAGCGACCTGCCCGCGGCGGGTCGCGAAGAGTTCGTCCACGGGATGCTCCCCCCGCTGCTGACGGAGGTGCGACGTCTCGAGACCGACCGTGGGGACACCATCAAGTTCCTGTGGAAGCTGCACGACGGCGCCCTCGTCGAGTCGGTGCTGATGCGCTACCCCGGCCGGATCACGCTGTGCGTCTCGTCGCAGGCGGGCTGCGGCATGAACTGCCCGTTCTGCGCGACCGGACAGGCCGGCCTGACGCGCAACATGTCTGCGGCCGAGATCGTCGAGCAGATCGTCCGCGCCAACCGGCTCATCGCGGACGGGGGACTGGGCGGCAAGAAGAAGGACGACCACTCCGCCGAGCGGGTCAGCAACATCGTGTTCATGGGGATGGGCGAGCCGCTGGCCAACTACGCCCGCGTCATGCAGGCGGTGCGCGTCATGACCGACAAGAAGCACGGGCTCGGGATGAGCGCGCGGGGCATCACCGTGTCGACCGTCGGACTCGTGCCGGCGATCGACAAGCTCGCGAACGAGGACATCCCGGTGACGTTCGCGCTGTCGCTGCACGCCCCCGATGACAAGCTGCGCGACGAGCTGATTCCGGTCAATTCCCGCTGGAAGGTCGATGAGGCCCTGGACGCGGCCCGCAACTACTTCGACAAGACCGGACGTCGCGTGTCGATCGAGTACGCGCTGATCAAGGACATGAACGACCACGCCTGGCGCGCCGATCTGCTCGCGGACAAGCTGAACGCGCGCGGCCGGGGGTGGGTGCACGTGAACCCGATCCCGCTGAACCCGACGCCGGGCTCGATCTGGACCGCCTCCGAGGTCAGCGTTCAGAACGAGTTCGTCCGCCGGCTGAACGACGCCGGCATCCCGACGACGCTGCGCGACACGCGCGGCAAGGAGATCGACGGAGCGTGCGGCCAGCTGGTGGCCACCACCGAGGACGCGGCCGCCGCCGCGGCGACGCCGGCCGAGGACTGA